In Candidatus Polarisedimenticolaceae bacterium, the genomic stretch GCCGAAGACGCGTCGGGCGCCGAGCAGTCCCCCTTCTCGTGGATGTGGATTGCGTGCTCGCCGGGCGTGAGGCCGGTCATCTCGACCTTCATGTGGACCTTGCCGCCCTCGGACTTGAAGGTCACCGTTCCCATCGCCTTCGAGTCGCTCTTCGATTCGAGTTTCGCGGTGGCATCGGCCTTCCCGCCTTCGTGGTGCTTCTCCTTGGCGAGCGCCGCGCTTCCGGAGAGGACGAGCGCGACGACCATCGACGTGACGAGAGTCTTCATGGAGTGTCTCCTCGGAGCGCCGCATCGACGATCGTGTCGTCGGCGTGCTCGGGCATCGTGACCTTCAAGCGCGGATCGTCCGCCATCGCGCGGCGGATCGTGGATTCGGCTCCGTCGTGGCGCGCCCACGCGCGGCGCGCGATCCCGTTGTTGACGTCCCACGGGACCATGCTCTCGATGCGGCGTTTCGCCTGCGGCGTTCCATCGAGCACCATTCCGAAGCCGCCGTTGACGACCTCGCCCCACCCGACGCCGCCGCCGTTGTGGAGTGAGACCCACGTCGCGCCGCGGAACGCGTCGCCGATGACGTTGTGGACCGCCATGTCCGCCGTGAGATTCGATCCATCGCGGATGTCGGCGGTCTCGCGGTACGGCGAGTCGGTTCCCGAGACGTCGTGATGGTCGCGGCCGAGGACGACGGGTGCCTTCACGCGGCCCTTACCGACGGCATCGTTGAAGGCAACGGCGAGGCGCCGCCGTCCTTCAGCGTCGGCGTAGAGGATGCGCGCCTGGCTTCCGACGACGAGGCGATTCTCCGCGGCCTGCTTGATCCAGCGAAGGTTGTCGAGCGTTTGCTGG encodes the following:
- a CDS encoding superoxide dismutase family protein, encoding MKTLVTSMVVALVLSGSAALAKEKHHEGGKADATAKLESKSDSKAMGTVTFKSEGGKVHMKVEMTGLTPGEHAIHIHEKGDCSAPDASSAGGHWNPTTENHGKWGTAPFHHGDIGNLTADASGKATLTFSTDLWTIGDGKPSDIVGKAVVVHLKEDDFKTQPSGNAGGRVACGVISK